Proteins from one Nitrobacteraceae bacterium AZCC 2146 genomic window:
- a CDS encoding hypothetical protein (product_source=Hypo-rule applied; pfam=PF18134; superfamily=46458), producing the protein MFDLSGDLQIFYDTNVRLGTDRRKRLAGHRDLNIARLKGGLDDLAAETGRARPYPYDWQNQGGYAMHTLNQDPHDDNDYDIDVAVLFNKADLPDDPLKARQRVADALGKRCTNFTQEPTARTNAVTVWYAEGHHVDFAVFRTYTDAYGRKIMEHASTEWKERDPHAVNKWFQNAVDTKSPPASLLVTVGTSQLRRIVRFMKWFSKSRTSWSLPGGLIISTLVAECYRSDYNRDDVALYNTIVAMHNRLNGNTTIYNQVDGSEFTANPEILNQVKRLNTLLGMAVTKLATLFDANCDRTKARGAWDWIFVHDFWGGKEVAKTAMDEAFSSTLPSAHHVTIRCGLAKGQGGRIYAQYHGSILPKDIDLRFSVVSTNVPHPYLTVWHVENHGDEARECNQLTYETAPAQSYEHWTSTAYKGSHRMICRIMKDGRVWAETSQDVKIAPGKSRWLRGKS; encoded by the coding sequence ATGTTCGACTTGAGTGGTGATCTTCAGATCTTTTACGACACGAACGTCCGCCTCGGTACCGACCGGCGGAAACGGCTCGCGGGCCACCGCGATCTGAACATCGCTCGATTGAAAGGTGGCCTCGACGACCTTGCGGCTGAGACCGGCCGAGCTCGTCCTTATCCGTACGACTGGCAGAACCAGGGCGGATACGCGATGCACACCCTCAACCAGGACCCGCACGACGACAACGATTATGACATCGATGTCGCCGTCCTGTTCAACAAGGCAGACCTTCCTGACGACCCTCTGAAGGCACGCCAGCGCGTCGCTGACGCCCTCGGCAAGCGGTGCACGAACTTCACGCAGGAGCCGACCGCTCGGACCAACGCCGTGACCGTCTGGTATGCCGAAGGCCATCACGTCGATTTCGCGGTGTTCCGAACCTACACCGATGCCTATGGACGCAAAATCATGGAGCACGCGAGTACCGAGTGGAAGGAGCGCGATCCGCACGCGGTCAACAAGTGGTTTCAAAACGCGGTCGACACGAAAAGCCCGCCAGCATCCCTTCTGGTCACAGTGGGCACTAGCCAGCTCCGGCGCATCGTCCGCTTTATGAAGTGGTTCAGCAAATCGCGGACATCGTGGAGCCTGCCGGGCGGTCTGATCATCTCGACCCTTGTCGCCGAATGCTACCGGTCCGATTACAATAGAGACGACGTGGCGCTCTACAATACGATCGTCGCTATGCACAATCGGCTGAACGGCAATACGACCATCTACAATCAAGTAGACGGGTCGGAATTCACGGCGAATCCCGAAATCCTCAACCAGGTGAAACGGCTCAATACCCTGTTGGGAATGGCCGTCACCAAGCTCGCGACCTTGTTCGACGCCAACTGCGACCGGACAAAAGCGCGAGGCGCGTGGGACTGGATTTTCGTGCACGACTTCTGGGGAGGCAAGGAGGTCGCAAAAACTGCAATGGACGAGGCGTTTTCGTCCACTCTGCCTTCTGCACACCACGTGACCATTCGATGCGGCCTTGCGAAGGGCCAGGGCGGGCGCATCTACGCGCAGTACCATGGTTCTATTCTGCCGAAAGACATCGACTTGAGGTTCAGCGTCGTCTCAACCAATGTCCCCCATCCCTACCTGACCGTCTGGCACGTTGAAAACCATGGCGACGAGGCCAGAGAATGCAATCAGCTGACCTACGAGACGGCGCCCGCTCAAAGCTACGAACACTGGACGAGCACCGCCTACAAGGGCTCTCACCGGATGATCTGTCGGATAATGAAGGACGGCCGGGTGTGGGCAGAGACGTCGCAGGATGTAAAGATCGCGCCTGGCAAATCCAGATGGCTCCGTGGAAAGAGCTGA
- a CDS encoding hypothetical protein (product_source=Hypo-rule applied; pfam=PF18145; transmembrane_helix_parts=Inside_1_20,TMhelix_21_40,Outside_41_59,TMhelix_60_82,Inside_83_354) — MSDLWRVIAGLFRRDEPVAPYVKISLPMVAVGLGLISPDLKDAALSFLNKTLGLGLSLDTPWWIGACLVAIGVIIFFIGFLTDLRTDPGRFIAIRHQSFKPLTAELPNEALPKRLRKRKIVTLSCDQSNFLTGGVCDPIGAVRQQQQLANEIVGNLKTDPAAILGYYGIVHIPLQFLAGCSVSTHPKVALFELERATSSWRELENSAGLDLEVMVTRTTNPEFPIACAIRIAVSYPVKSSDVDEVVPAPYRDYSISIAKPTIDAVTTYDQVNAIVEALRRTLDEIHNELPSNLVVHLFYSGPVSVGFSLGRTISRTIHNRVIVYNYTSSTKPAYAWGVEVTKERPPQEMVVNNT; from the coding sequence ATGTCGGATCTTTGGCGAGTGATCGCAGGCTTATTCCGCCGTGACGAGCCTGTTGCCCCGTACGTCAAGATCTCTTTGCCCATGGTCGCAGTGGGCTTGGGTTTGATTTCGCCAGACCTGAAGGACGCGGCGCTGAGCTTCTTGAACAAGACCCTTGGACTAGGGTTGTCATTGGACACGCCCTGGTGGATCGGCGCCTGCCTGGTAGCGATCGGGGTCATCATATTTTTCATCGGATTTTTGACGGACCTCCGGACTGATCCGGGAAGGTTCATCGCAATCAGGCACCAATCTTTCAAACCGCTGACGGCGGAACTTCCGAACGAAGCCCTGCCTAAACGGCTGCGCAAACGGAAAATCGTTACGCTGTCTTGCGATCAGTCAAACTTCCTAACCGGCGGCGTATGCGATCCCATCGGGGCCGTGAGGCAACAGCAACAACTTGCGAACGAAATCGTCGGAAATCTGAAAACAGACCCGGCTGCGATCCTTGGATATTATGGCATCGTCCATATTCCGCTGCAGTTTCTGGCGGGCTGCAGCGTGTCGACCCATCCGAAAGTCGCGCTGTTCGAGCTTGAGCGCGCGACAAGCAGCTGGCGCGAATTGGAGAACAGCGCTGGTCTAGATCTCGAGGTGATGGTCACGCGGACGACGAATCCGGAATTTCCGATAGCGTGCGCCATCCGGATCGCAGTCAGCTATCCGGTCAAAAGCTCCGACGTGGACGAAGTCGTCCCGGCACCCTACCGCGACTATTCGATATCGATTGCCAAGCCCACCATCGACGCCGTCACAACCTACGATCAGGTCAATGCCATCGTCGAGGCGTTGAGGAGAACGTTGGACGAGATCCACAATGAGCTGCCGAGCAATCTCGTCGTTCATCTATTCTATTCTGGTCCCGTCAGCGTCGGATTTTCTCTAGGTCGCACCATCAGCAGAACAATCCACAACCGCGTGATCGTCTACAATTACACCTCCAGCACAAAGCCCGCATATGCCTGGGGCGTCGAAGTGACCAAAGAACGTCCTCCGCAGGAAATGGTCGTCAACAACACCTGA
- a CDS encoding ribonucleoside-diphosphate reductase alpha chain (product_source=KO:K00525; cath_funfam=3.20.70.20; cog=COG0209; ko=KO:K00525; pfam=PF02867,PF08471; superfamily=51998; tigrfam=TIGR02504), which produces MQINRRYTTDGQSPYAGIDFRLTTSEIRNPDGSVVFKLENVEVPDAWSQVASDVLAQKYFRKAGVAAKLKKVEEETVPSWLWRSVPDTEALAALPENERFVSELSSKQVFDRLSGCWTYWGWKGGYFTSEADAHAFHDELRYMLAKQMVAPNSPQWFNTGLHWAYGVDGPGQGHYYVDWQTGKLTKSKSSYEHPQPHACFIQGVQDDLVNEGGIMDLWVREARLFKYGSGTGSNFSRLRGEGEKLSGGGRSSGLMSFLKIGDRAAGAIKSGGTTRRAAKMVVVDADHPDIETYIDWKVKEEQKVAAMVTGSKINQKHLKAIMKACVNCEGSGDDCFDPEKNPALRREVKQARRAMVADNLIKRIIQFAKQGYTDISFDTYDTDWDSEAYLTVSGQNSNNSVSLKDDFLRAVETDGDWNLVGRTSKKVMKTLKARDLWEKIGYAAWASADPGLHFNTTMNDWHTCKASGDIRASNPCSEYMFLDDTACNLASANLLTFYDTTTATFDIEAYEHLCRLWTVVLEVSVMMAQFPSKPIAELSYEFRTLGLGYANIGGLLMSMGLSYDSKEGRALCGALTAVMTGISYATSAEMARELGPFPGYKKNAAHMLRVIRNHRRAAHGESRGYEGIAVNPVPLDHASCPQADIVSHAKAAWDLALELGEQHGYRNAQTTVVAPTGTIGLVMDCDTTGIEPDFALVKFKKLAGGGYWKIINRAVPAALRVLGYRESEIAEIEAYAVGHGSLSNAPGINSSTLKAKGFTDEALKKVEAALPTAFDIKFAFNKWTFGEDFLRDTLKIAPEAIAAPGFDLLAAVGFSKREIEAANVHICGAMTVEGAPHLKAEHYAVFDCANPCGKVGKRYLSVESHIRMMAASQPFISGAISKTINMPNDATVEDCKSAYLLSWKLALKANALYRDGSKLSQPLNSQLISDDDEEEDGVENFMDKPMAARTAQLSEKVVERLVERIVVMREREKMPDRRKGYTQKAVVGGHKVYLRTGEYDDGRIGEIFIDMHKEGAALRSFINNFAIAVSLGLQYGVPLEEYVDAFTFTRFEPAGPVQGNDSIKYATSILDYVFRELAVSYMSRFDLAHVDPTESQFDALGKGVEEGKEPDPSHSTRYVSKGLTRSRTDNLVVMRSSASSTAEADARSSGNVTAIASPGATARHGSGDAATALKSAEPERALSPTERLEAQNWSKSGTAAAATQPTKAERREEAKAKGYEGEMCGECGNFTLVRNGTCMKCDTCGSTTGCS; this is translated from the coding sequence ATGCAGATCAATCGCCGCTACACCACCGACGGCCAGTCTCCCTATGCCGGGATCGATTTCCGTCTGACGACCTCCGAGATCCGCAATCCCGACGGGTCCGTGGTGTTCAAGCTGGAGAATGTCGAGGTCCCCGACGCTTGGTCGCAGGTCGCTTCCGACGTGCTGGCCCAGAAGTATTTCCGCAAGGCCGGCGTCGCCGCGAAGCTGAAGAAGGTCGAGGAAGAGACCGTGCCGTCCTGGCTGTGGCGCTCCGTTCCCGACACCGAAGCCCTGGCTGCCCTGCCCGAGAATGAGCGCTTCGTCAGCGAACTCTCCTCCAAGCAGGTGTTCGACCGCCTCTCGGGCTGCTGGACCTATTGGGGCTGGAAGGGCGGCTACTTCACGTCCGAGGCCGACGCCCACGCCTTCCACGACGAGCTGCGCTACATGCTGGCCAAGCAGATGGTCGCGCCGAATTCGCCGCAGTGGTTCAACACCGGCCTGCACTGGGCTTACGGCGTCGACGGTCCCGGCCAGGGCCACTATTACGTGGACTGGCAGACCGGCAAGCTGACCAAGTCGAAGTCCTCCTATGAGCATCCGCAGCCCCATGCCTGCTTCATCCAGGGCGTGCAGGACGACCTCGTCAACGAAGGCGGCATCATGGACCTGTGGGTGCGTGAAGCCCGTCTGTTCAAGTACGGCTCCGGCACCGGCTCCAACTTCTCCCGCCTGCGCGGCGAAGGCGAGAAGCTGTCGGGCGGCGGACGCTCGTCGGGCCTGATGAGCTTCCTGAAGATCGGCGACCGCGCTGCCGGCGCCATCAAGTCAGGCGGCACCACGCGCCGCGCGGCCAAGATGGTGGTGGTCGATGCCGACCATCCGGACATCGAGACCTATATCGATTGGAAGGTGAAGGAAGAGCAGAAGGTCGCCGCCATGGTGACCGGCTCGAAGATCAACCAGAAGCACCTCAAGGCCATCATGAAGGCCTGCGTGAACTGCGAGGGCTCCGGCGACGACTGCTTCGATCCCGAGAAGAACCCGGCGCTGCGCCGCGAGGTCAAGCAGGCGCGTCGCGCCATGGTCGCCGACAACCTGATCAAGCGCATCATCCAGTTCGCCAAGCAGGGCTACACCGACATCTCGTTCGACACCTACGACACCGATTGGGATTCCGAGGCCTACCTCACCGTCTCCGGCCAGAATTCCAACAACTCGGTGTCGCTGAAGGATGATTTCCTGCGCGCCGTCGAGACCGATGGCGACTGGAATCTGGTCGGCCGCACCAGCAAGAAGGTGATGAAGACCCTGAAGGCCCGCGACCTCTGGGAAAAGATCGGCTACGCCGCCTGGGCGTCGGCCGATCCCGGCCTGCACTTCAACACCACCATGAACGACTGGCACACCTGCAAGGCGTCCGGCGACATCCGCGCATCCAATCCCTGCTCGGAATACATGTTCCTCGACGACACCGCCTGCAACCTGGCCTCGGCCAACCTGCTGACGTTCTACGACACGACCACGGCGACCTTTGACATCGAAGCCTATGAGCACCTCTGCCGTCTGTGGACGGTGGTGCTCGAAGTCTCCGTGATGATGGCGCAGTTTCCGTCGAAGCCGATCGCCGAACTCAGCTACGAGTTCCGCACGCTCGGCCTCGGCTATGCCAACATCGGCGGTCTCCTGATGTCGATGGGCCTGTCCTACGACAGCAAGGAAGGTCGCGCTCTGTGCGGCGCCCTCACCGCCGTCATGACCGGCATCTCCTATGCCACCTCGGCGGAGATGGCCCGGGAACTCGGCCCGTTCCCCGGCTACAAGAAAAATGCTGCGCACATGCTGCGCGTAATCCGCAACCATCGCCGCGCTGCACACGGCGAATCCCGCGGCTATGAAGGCATCGCCGTCAACCCGGTGCCGCTCGACCATGCCTCCTGCCCGCAGGCTGACATCGTCAGCCACGCCAAGGCGGCCTGGGATCTGGCGCTGGAACTCGGCGAGCAGCACGGCTACCGCAACGCCCAGACCACGGTGGTGGCGCCGACCGGCACCATCGGCCTGGTCATGGATTGCGACACCACCGGCATCGAGCCCGACTTCGCGCTGGTGAAATTCAAGAAGCTCGCCGGTGGCGGCTACTGGAAGATCATCAACCGCGCGGTGCCCGCCGCCCTGCGCGTGCTCGGCTATCGCGAAAGCGAGATCGCCGAGATCGAGGCCTACGCTGTCGGCCACGGCTCGCTGAGCAATGCGCCCGGCATCAACAGCTCGACGCTGAAGGCCAAAGGCTTCACCGATGAAGCTCTGAAAAAAGTCGAAGCCGCCCTGCCGACCGCGTTCGACATCAAGTTCGCCTTCAACAAGTGGACCTTTGGCGAGGACTTCCTGCGCGACACCCTGAAGATCGCGCCGGAAGCCATCGCAGCCCCCGGCTTCGACCTGCTCGCCGCCGTCGGCTTCTCCAAGCGCGAGATCGAAGCCGCCAACGTGCACATCTGCGGCGCGATGACGGTGGAAGGTGCCCCGCACCTGAAGGCCGAGCACTACGCCGTGTTCGACTGCGCCAATCCCTGCGGCAAGGTCGGCAAGCGCTACCTCTCGGTGGAAAGCCACATCCGCATGATGGCGGCGTCGCAGCCGTTCATTTCGGGCGCGATCTCCAAGACTATCAACATGCCGAACGACGCCACGGTGGAGGACTGCAAGTCCGCCTACCTGCTCTCCTGGAAGCTGGCGCTGAAGGCCAACGCGCTGTACCGCGATGGCTCGAAGCTTTCGCAGCCCTTGAACTCGCAGCTCATCAGCGATGATGACGAGGAAGAGGATGGTGTCGAGAACTTCATGGACAAGCCGATGGCGGCGCGCACCGCGCAGCTTTCGGAGAAGGTCGTGGAGCGTCTGGTCGAGCGCATCGTGGTGATGCGCGAGCGCGAGAAGATGCCGGATCGCCGCAAGGGCTACACCCAGAAGGCGGTCGTCGGCGGCCACAAGGTCTATCTCCGAACCGGCGAATATGACGACGGCCGGATCGGCGAGATCTTCATCGACATGCACAAGGAAGGTGCGGCGCTGCGCTCCTTCATCAACAACTTTGCGATTGCGGTGTCGCTCGGCCTGCAATACGGCGTGCCGCTGGAAGAATATGTCGATGCCTTCACCTTCACCCGCTTCGAGCCCGCGGGCCCGGTGCAGGGCAATGACAGCATCAAATACGCGACCTCGATCCTCGACTATGTGTTCCGCGAACTCGCGGTCAGCTACATGTCGCGCTTCGACCTCGCCCATGTCGATCCCACCGAGAGCCAGTTCGATGCGCTCGGCAAGGGCGTCGAGGAAGGCAAGGAGCCGGATCCGTCGCACTCGACGCGCTACGTCTCGAAAGGCCTGACCCGCTCGCGCACCGACAACCTGGTGGTGATGCGCTCAAGCGCCAGCAGCACCGCCGAGGCCGACGCCCGCTCCTCGGGCAACGTCACCGCGATCGCCTCCCCCGGCGCGACCGCCCGGCACGGCAGCGGCGACGCGGCCACCGCGCTGAAATCAGCCGAACCGGAACGCGCGCTGTCGCCGACCGAAAGACTGGAAGCGCAGAACTGGAGCAAATCCGGCACCGCCGCCGCCGCCACCCAGCCGACCAAGGCCGAGCGTCGCGAAGAAGCGAAAGCCAAAGGCTACGAAGGCGAAATGTGCGGCGAATGCGGCAACTTCACGCTGGTCCGCAACGGCACCTGCATGAAGTGCGATACGTGCGGATCGACGACGGGGTGTTCGTGA
- a CDS encoding glutathione S-transferase (product_source=COG0625; cath_funfam=1.20.1050.10,3.40.30.10; cog=COG0625; pfam=PF00043,PF13409; superfamily=47616,52833): MKIYDRPGFPNPSRIRIVLAEKGLDPQIEFVSVDLIGAEHKQAAFLAKNPSGVIPVLELDDGTLISESTAITEYLDNLDGHPTLTGTTPREKALIHMMQKRADDELIDPVGIYFHHATPGLGPLLQAYKSPEWNDRGEWGNRQKTKALQGMRYFNQILKAQPYVAGNKFSMADITVFAALNFADAAGIAFPEDCTALKAWRAKVSELPSVKNRSGQNFVPEDLKRLGF, encoded by the coding sequence ATGAAGATCTACGACCGCCCCGGCTTTCCCAACCCCTCCCGCATCCGCATCGTCCTGGCGGAAAAGGGGCTGGACCCTCAAATCGAATTCGTCTCCGTCGATCTGATCGGGGCCGAGCACAAGCAGGCCGCCTTCCTCGCCAAGAATCCCTCGGGCGTGATCCCGGTGCTGGAGCTCGACGACGGCACCCTCATCTCCGAATCGACCGCCATCACCGAATATCTCGACAATCTCGACGGCCATCCCACCCTGACCGGCACGACGCCGCGGGAGAAGGCGCTGATCCACATGATGCAGAAGCGCGCCGACGACGAGCTGATCGACCCCGTCGGCATCTACTTCCATCACGCCACGCCCGGGCTCGGACCTCTCCTGCAAGCGTATAAAAGCCCCGAATGGAACGATCGCGGGGAATGGGGCAACCGGCAGAAAACCAAGGCACTGCAGGGCATGCGATACTTCAACCAGATTCTGAAGGCCCAGCCCTATGTCGCTGGCAACAAATTCTCGATGGCCGACATCACCGTCTTTGCCGCATTGAATTTTGCGGATGCCGCCGGCATCGCGTTTCCGGAAGACTGCACGGCGCTCAAGGCGTGGCGCGCGAAAGTCTCGGAACTGCCGAGTGTGAAAAACCGCAGCGGACAGAACTTTGTGCCCGAGGACCTGAAGCGCCTCGGCTTCTGA